Proteins from a genomic interval of Pseudodesulfovibrio nedwellii:
- the mobB gene encoding molybdopterin-guanine dinucleotide biosynthesis protein B, with amino-acid sequence MQPQIICVVGKKKSGKTTFIEKLLPELKALGVAVGAIKHDAHSFEMDHEGKDSWRLKKAGAETVVISSPDRIAMIRSVDHEHTLPELAESLFPGKHMILTEGYFSSDSPKVEVHRGDVHQNPLCTRQNQEDRNIIAMVTDRGVDADVPKFGLDDAKEVAGFLARKYLGWVHSGMWNSDE; translated from the coding sequence ATGCAACCGCAGATTATATGCGTCGTCGGCAAGAAAAAATCCGGCAAAACAACGTTTATTGAAAAACTGTTGCCTGAGTTGAAAGCTCTTGGAGTGGCTGTGGGTGCGATTAAGCACGACGCCCATTCCTTTGAAATGGATCATGAAGGCAAAGATTCCTGGCGGCTGAAGAAGGCCGGGGCTGAAACTGTGGTGATTTCTTCGCCTGACAGAATCGCCATGATCAGGAGTGTGGACCATGAACACACCCTGCCTGAATTGGCGGAAAGTCTGTTCCCGGGGAAACATATGATTTTGACTGAGGGGTATTTCAGTTCTGACAGCCCCAAGGTTGAAGTACATCGAGGGGACGTCCACCAGAATCCTTTATGTACCCGGCAGAATCAGGAAGATAGGAATATTATTGCCATGGTGACAGATCGGGGCGTGGATGCAGATGTACCCAAGTTTGGCCTTGATGATGCCAAGGAAGTCGCTGGATTCCTCGCGCGGAAGTATCTCGGATGGGTTCACAGTGGCATGTGGAACAGCGACGAATAA
- a CDS encoding molybdopterin molybdotransferase MoeA: MNSIISRQRALRDLLRQTRPMPPKETPPFEGVGKTTAETVNAVCQVPEHACSVRDGYALRTDDIERATVLKPVRLKVKQAIHAESRNPKSLGPGEAARVLTGGPVPDGADSVLAEENIEINGSFIVVREPVRKGWFVRAAGGEIDAGIRIAQQGQIISPQAAAVMTRTRTGLIKVHPKPTARLIALGSELIDPTIHDDPTRFPADNLVLQRGLFESSGVTVIDATVVPDNKSTLISLLNDTTLPELIVTTGGTGRSERDFAQTGALESGFTMLFEGVDIRPGRHVFAAVRDNTLLFGLPGPPAAGHACFHALILPVIRRLRGLPDQTEPLMARFTQGISARPGSEWLVQCTLKMQGSQLTATPLAGKEVPPMVGLSQANGLAILQSGDAILPGEEAEVVTTLF; encoded by the coding sequence ATGAACAGTATTATTTCCCGCCAGCGCGCTCTTCGCGATCTGTTACGGCAAACACGCCCCATGCCTCCCAAAGAGACACCCCCCTTTGAAGGCGTGGGCAAGACCACCGCTGAAACGGTAAACGCTGTCTGTCAGGTCCCGGAACACGCCTGCTCTGTCAGGGATGGGTATGCCCTACGCACGGACGACATTGAACGGGCGACAGTTTTGAAGCCGGTCCGCCTTAAGGTCAAACAGGCCATACATGCGGAATCCCGGAACCCGAAATCTCTCGGCCCCGGAGAAGCGGCCAGGGTGCTCACTGGTGGCCCTGTGCCGGACGGAGCAGATTCCGTACTCGCCGAAGAAAACATTGAAATCAACGGATCATTCATCGTCGTTCGCGAACCTGTGCGCAAAGGCTGGTTTGTCCGTGCTGCCGGTGGGGAGATCGACGCTGGCATACGCATTGCCCAACAGGGCCAAATAATTTCTCCGCAGGCCGCGGCCGTCATGACCCGCACACGGACCGGGCTGATCAAAGTTCATCCCAAGCCCACTGCACGGCTCATAGCCTTGGGCAGCGAACTGATCGACCCGACCATCCATGATGATCCCACCCGTTTTCCGGCAGACAATCTCGTTCTACAACGCGGCCTTTTCGAATCAAGTGGCGTTACTGTCATCGACGCCACAGTCGTCCCCGACAACAAAAGCACACTGATTTCCCTGCTCAACGACACGACGCTTCCCGAACTGATCGTCACGACCGGAGGTACAGGCCGAAGTGAACGGGATTTCGCCCAAACAGGAGCACTCGAAAGCGGATTCACCATGCTTTTTGAAGGAGTTGATATACGACCGGGACGCCACGTCTTTGCCGCAGTCCGCGACAACACCCTGCTTTTCGGCCTGCCCGGACCTCCCGCCGCAGGTCATGCCTGTTTTCACGCGCTCATCCTGCCTGTCATCCGCCGTCTGCGCGGGCTACCGGACCAGACCGAACCGCTCATGGCCCGATTCACCCAAGGTATCAGCGCTCGTCCCGGCAGCGAGTGGCTCGTCCAATGCACCCTGAAAATGCAGGGCTCACAGCTCACAGCAACCCCTTTGGCTGGAAAAGAAGTCCCTCCCATGGTCGGTCTCTCCCAAGCCAATGGTCTGGCCATCCTCCAAAGCGGCGACGCCATCCTCCCCGGCGAAGAAGCCGAGGTTGTGACGACTTTGTTTTAA
- a CDS encoding PstS family phosphate ABC transporter substrate-binding protein has protein sequence MKKLLIAFVTLAILSVSALANAAGIRVKGSTTVDPAMKKLVAAYQIKHPGVNFSISATGSGDGAKAIINKTADIGMMSRDMKSAEAEKCKANGITPVQFVIALDCLVPIVHPSNPVSALTTVQLKDIYQDKIRNWKDVGGNKGMIALFSRETNSGTYEVWHKKVMKKQDEFDLVSRMPSNAAMAAKISGNKKGIGYVGLGFLNPKVKAITVNGVVASVKTGKSGEYPLSRGLNLYTGGQPTGETKNFIDFVMSPAGQKIIAEVGFVPMQ, from the coding sequence ATGAAAAAACTTCTGATTGCATTCGTTACACTGGCTATTCTGAGTGTTTCAGCCCTGGCTAACGCCGCTGGAATCCGCGTCAAAGGCTCCACTACCGTTGACCCAGCCATGAAAAAACTGGTTGCCGCCTACCAAATCAAACATCCCGGTGTGAATTTCTCCATCTCAGCCACTGGCTCAGGTGATGGTGCCAAGGCTATCATCAACAAGACTGCCGACATTGGCATGATGTCCCGCGACATGAAATCCGCTGAAGCCGAAAAATGCAAAGCCAACGGCATCACCCCTGTCCAGTTCGTGATCGCTCTGGATTGTCTGGTTCCCATCGTCCACCCATCCAACCCGGTTTCCGCGCTGACCACTGTTCAGCTCAAGGACATCTATCAGGACAAGATCCGCAACTGGAAAGACGTTGGTGGTAACAAGGGTATGATCGCCCTGTTCTCCCGCGAAACCAACTCCGGTACATACGAAGTGTGGCACAAGAAAGTCATGAAAAAACAAGACGAGTTTGACCTTGTTTCCCGCATGCCTTCCAACGCAGCCATGGCCGCCAAGATCTCCGGCAACAAGAAAGGAATCGGCTACGTCGGTCTCGGTTTCCTGAACCCCAAGGTCAAGGCTATCACCGTGAACGGTGTTGTCGCTTCCGTTAAAACCGGCAAATCCGGTGAATACCCGCTGTCCCGCGGCCTGAACCTCTATACCGGCGGCCAGCCCACTGGTGAGACCAAGAACTTCATCGATTTCGTCATGTCTCCGGCCGGTCAGAAAATCATAGCCGAAGTCGGCTTTGTCCCCATGCAGTAA
- the pstC gene encoding phosphate ABC transporter permease subunit PstC → MLSRTRKEKAIKAVFLIAASASIIALGLIMYFLVGEALPTFMGFDAMGEKFQGVNFIDFIFGGQWKPVSENPQWGILPLIMGSVWVTLISSIIAIPLGIMTAVYLAEIAPNKVREIVKPMVELLASLPSVVIGFFGLAVVAPLLLDIFDIRFGVNMLNASIMLAFMAVPTITSIAEDAIHSVPAELREGSLALGATRFETIWRVVIPASLSGLSTAVILGMSRSIGETMVVLMVAGGAARIPNSIFDPVRPMPASIAAEMGETSFGLEMHYFSLFAIAMVLFLITFLFNLLADHIAHKYKQVGSASL, encoded by the coding sequence ATGCTTTCGCGTACACGCAAGGAAAAAGCCATCAAGGCCGTATTTTTGATCGCCGCCAGTGCATCCATCATCGCACTGGGACTGATCATGTATTTTCTGGTGGGAGAGGCCCTGCCCACGTTCATGGGCTTTGATGCCATGGGCGAAAAATTTCAGGGCGTTAATTTTATCGACTTTATATTCGGAGGACAATGGAAGCCTGTTTCCGAAAATCCTCAATGGGGCATTTTGCCGCTCATCATGGGGTCTGTCTGGGTAACGCTCATTTCCTCGATCATAGCCATTCCGCTCGGCATTATGACAGCCGTCTATCTGGCCGAAATAGCTCCGAACAAAGTCCGCGAAATCGTCAAGCCCATGGTTGAACTGTTGGCTTCACTGCCGTCCGTGGTCATCGGCTTTTTCGGTCTGGCCGTCGTGGCACCGCTTCTCCTTGATATTTTTGATATCCGTTTCGGCGTCAACATGCTTAATGCTTCGATCATGCTCGCCTTCATGGCGGTTCCAACCATCACTTCCATTGCCGAGGATGCCATTCACTCTGTCCCTGCCGAACTCCGTGAGGGATCACTGGCTCTCGGTGCCACTCGCTTCGAAACCATCTGGCGTGTAGTCATTCCGGCGTCCCTATCCGGCCTGTCCACTGCCGTCATTCTCGGCATGTCCCGCTCCATCGGTGAGACCATGGTCGTACTCATGGTGGCTGGTGGAGCTGCACGTATCCCGAACTCGATTTTCGATCCAGTCAGACCCATGCCCGCGTCCATTGCTGCCGAAATGGGCGAAACAAGTTTCGGTTTGGAAATGCACTATTTTTCACTCTTCGCCATCGCCATGGTCCTGTTCCTCATCACATTCCTGTTCAACCTTCTGGCCGATCACATCGCACACAAATACAAACAAGTCGGCTCTGCAAGCCTCTAG
- the pstA gene encoding phosphate ABC transporter permease PstA — MSEMISNDMVINGSNIPDTARSRFRRKCTQEVWFGMFRGAVAINGLALFIIVGYMVYYGLPAISWDFLTGQPTEGGLAGGIFPCIVGTFYLSIGSMGLALPLGVAAAIYLHEYATPGPFMRIIRLCINNLAGVPSVVFGLFGMAFFVASRDLGGLGMGVSIAAGCMTLAVLILPVIIGTSEEALRSVPDTYREASLGLGATKWQTIFRVVLPSAMPGILTGSILSISRAAGETAAIMFTAAASYNPTLPSSIFDEVMALPYQIYSLSVSSTDPEATLPLQYGTSLVLVALVLGMNLIAILLRSHLRKKLT; from the coding sequence ATGTCTGAAATGATAAGTAATGACATGGTCATCAACGGTTCCAACATCCCGGACACAGCCAGATCCCGCTTCCGACGCAAATGCACACAGGAAGTATGGTTCGGCATGTTTCGAGGTGCGGTCGCCATCAACGGCCTCGCCCTCTTCATCATCGTCGGCTACATGGTCTATTATGGTTTGCCCGCCATTTCCTGGGACTTCCTCACCGGACAACCTACAGAGGGAGGACTTGCTGGTGGCATCTTCCCTTGCATCGTCGGGACATTCTACCTGTCCATCGGTTCCATGGGGCTAGCTCTGCCACTGGGTGTAGCCGCCGCCATCTATCTACACGAATATGCCACACCCGGTCCGTTCATGCGCATCATCCGACTGTGCATCAACAACCTGGCAGGCGTACCCTCAGTGGTCTTCGGTCTGTTCGGAATGGCTTTCTTCGTGGCCTCGAGGGACCTCGGCGGTCTCGGTATGGGTGTATCCATCGCCGCAGGCTGCATGACGCTGGCGGTGCTCATCCTGCCGGTTATCATCGGCACTTCAGAAGAAGCTCTGCGATCCGTTCCCGACACCTACCGCGAAGCCTCACTAGGGCTTGGTGCCACCAAATGGCAAACCATTTTCAGGGTTGTCCTTCCCTCAGCCATGCCCGGAATTCTGACTGGCTCAATTCTATCCATTTCCCGTGCTGCCGGTGAAACGGCAGCCATCATGTTTACCGCTGCGGCCAGTTACAATCCGACGCTTCCGTCCTCAATCTTCGACGAAGTCATGGCCTTGCCTTATCAAATATATTCGCTTTCGGTATCCTCCACCGACCCCGAAGCAACCCTTCCGCTCCAGTACGGCACCTCTCTTGTACTAGTGGCTTTGGTCCTTGGCATGAACCTCATTGCCATCCTCCTGAGATCTCACCTCCGAAAGAAGCTGACCTAA
- a CDS encoding glycosyltransferase: MDLPPIYHHTGLETSGGATRVARLLISGLKKQKVETNLSFELAEKADGAAILPEDFGRYLPDVALGHVHCTGNWSALLGSIAPGRKTIITMHDCDLFTGGCPYPLDCSNLDEGCAEPCPRKFPDSTGIRKAKFRQVRRLESTLVAPSRWLARLARTHLHRAVVVIPNGIPWPNRPLPKAAARQQLGINPAAKVVVFAAHGGMTAAYKSGDAWRGIWQQLKDRHPELLCFAVGGDKEERQGDLVIWPYVERRKLSLLMTAADVLLYPTKADNHSLVILEAMSQNLPVVSYAVGGVPEQITDGVTGMLVPPGDPAAFLDAATTLLANPVMIRQMGMEAFSAGQKRFSYQRMVSGYMQLYARTLDSQNQ; encoded by the coding sequence ATGGACCTCCCTCCTATTTATCATCATACCGGGCTTGAAACGAGCGGTGGAGCGACCCGGGTCGCCCGTCTTCTCATTTCTGGCTTGAAGAAGCAGAAAGTTGAAACAAATCTGAGCTTCGAGCTGGCTGAAAAAGCGGATGGTGCGGCCATTTTGCCTGAAGATTTTGGTCGTTATCTTCCGGATGTGGCTTTGGGGCATGTGCACTGCACAGGGAATTGGTCTGCTTTGCTGGGTTCCATTGCGCCTGGACGCAAAACCATTATTACCATGCATGACTGTGATTTGTTTACCGGCGGTTGTCCGTATCCGTTGGATTGTTCCAATCTTGACGAAGGGTGTGCAGAGCCTTGCCCAAGAAAATTTCCAGACTCTACCGGGATCAGAAAAGCAAAGTTTCGGCAGGTCCGGCGATTGGAGTCGACACTCGTAGCTCCATCGCGCTGGTTGGCTCGTTTGGCTCGGACACATCTTCATCGTGCTGTGGTCGTAATTCCCAATGGTATTCCGTGGCCTAATCGTCCGCTTCCCAAAGCTGCGGCGCGGCAGCAACTCGGTATTAACCCCGCTGCCAAAGTAGTGGTATTCGCAGCCCACGGGGGCATGACCGCAGCCTATAAGTCGGGAGATGCGTGGCGGGGGATATGGCAGCAACTCAAGGATCGACACCCGGAACTCTTGTGTTTTGCAGTGGGTGGCGACAAAGAAGAGCGGCAGGGTGATCTCGTGATTTGGCCTTATGTGGAGCGTCGGAAGCTTTCTTTGCTCATGACGGCCGCCGATGTGTTGCTGTACCCCACCAAGGCGGACAATCATTCCTTGGTTATTCTGGAAGCCATGTCTCAAAATCTGCCCGTCGTGTCCTACGCTGTGGGCGGAGTACCGGAGCAAATTACTGATGGTGTTACCGGTATGCTTGTGCCGCCGGGAGATCCGGCCGCATTTTTGGATGCTGCCACCACGCTTCTCGCCAATCCTGTCATGATTCGTCAGATGGGGATGGAGGCTTTTTCGGCTGGCCAAAAACGGTTTTCTTATCAACGCATGGTCTCCGGGTATATGCAACTGTATGCCCGAACTCTCGATAGTCAGAATCAGTAA
- a CDS encoding bifunctional acetate--CoA ligase family protein/GNAT family N-acetyltransferase, translating into MSVINLEYLLKPRSVAVIGATNDPRNAGNIVMRNIMAGGFMGPVMPVSDEAEAIAGVLTHPSVKHLPKTPDLAVVCSPLDQVPEIIHSLKERGTKGAVLMGSGFASMTPEERLDVKSTILGIAKSPEIRIIGPKSLGFMVPSLNLNASLAHGAVGPGKVAFISQSDSLFATVLDWAIDKGVGFSHMIALGSRIDVTFADILDYLGSDPLTRSIMLYVESIKDAREFMSAARAASRNKPVLVIRPGQALDTVLGDVKLRETGDHWLMDEVYDVAFRRAGMLRVEDIDGLFDAAQTLSTPRQVYGKKLAILTNGTSAGILAADRLLNGGGELAPLSDETIKAIDGVLGAENWSRANPVDIPFNADGNAYSAVLKLLIKDKTANGILVMHVPWTAQPDREVAEALRDSLKRVRRMVLTAWLGSGAAEEAREVFRKADIPTYETPTQAVQAFLYMAEYLRNQEMLIETPDSLPTDFFPDTTGARAIVQKALDDERDSLTEPEAKDLLAAYGIPVVETRIAVSAKEAVIAADALGYPVALKLRSPQIPQPFDVGGVMLDLETPERVWEGAASILARCTRERPDAYIEGFTVQKMGRRLGAHELSVSATVDSVFGPVLHFGHGGMAREMIQDQALTLPPLSMSLAKELVCRTRIATLLRGTPSQLPVDIDDICLTLIQISQLIVDVPQIMSIDINPLYADSEGVLALGGKVEIAPFEGEGEARLAIRPYPRELEECVVLKAGRHVTLRPIRPEDEKTHRTFLSSLTDEDLRLRFFGVVQRDFDHKDIARFTQIDYDREMAFIATALDEKGEPETLGVMRTNTRPDNSEAEFAIVVRSDQKGEGLGSMLFYKGIQYTKERGTLVLEGQTMRENKAMQGLSKKFGFVVTPDQHDEDLVNMTLDMETVEI; encoded by the coding sequence ATGAGCGTCATTAATCTTGAATATCTTCTCAAGCCCAGATCTGTTGCGGTTATCGGGGCTACCAATGATCCACGCAATGCGGGCAACATTGTCATGCGTAATATCATGGCTGGCGGCTTCATGGGGCCGGTCATGCCTGTTTCTGACGAGGCAGAGGCCATCGCGGGTGTCTTGACCCATCCGTCAGTCAAACATTTGCCCAAGACCCCGGATTTAGCTGTGGTTTGTTCTCCGCTCGATCAGGTTCCCGAAATAATTCATTCACTCAAGGAACGAGGAACCAAAGGGGCCGTACTCATGGGGTCCGGTTTTGCTTCTATGACGCCGGAAGAGCGATTGGATGTTAAATCCACCATTCTCGGCATTGCCAAATCGCCTGAAATACGGATTATTGGTCCCAAGTCTCTCGGGTTTATGGTCCCGTCCCTCAATTTGAACGCCTCTTTGGCTCATGGAGCTGTGGGACCGGGCAAGGTTGCCTTCATTTCTCAGTCCGATTCGTTGTTCGCCACGGTTCTGGATTGGGCCATCGACAAAGGGGTCGGCTTTTCCCACATGATCGCTTTGGGAAGTCGTATTGATGTGACCTTTGCGGATATTTTGGACTATCTCGGCTCGGACCCTTTGACACGGTCCATTATGCTTTATGTGGAGTCCATCAAGGACGCTCGTGAATTCATGTCTGCAGCACGGGCCGCTTCACGCAACAAACCAGTGTTGGTTATCCGTCCCGGTCAGGCACTGGATACCGTGCTCGGTGACGTGAAGTTGCGGGAAACCGGTGACCATTGGCTCATGGATGAAGTGTATGATGTGGCCTTCAGACGGGCCGGAATGCTTCGGGTGGAAGATATTGACGGACTTTTTGATGCGGCCCAAACACTGAGTACTCCGAGACAAGTGTACGGCAAGAAACTTGCCATCCTCACCAATGGAACTTCGGCGGGAATTCTCGCAGCAGATCGACTGTTGAATGGCGGTGGAGAACTTGCGCCGCTTTCTGATGAAACCATCAAAGCCATCGACGGCGTATTGGGAGCGGAAAACTGGTCCCGTGCCAACCCGGTGGATATCCCGTTCAATGCGGATGGCAATGCATATTCCGCTGTTCTCAAGCTGCTTATCAAGGACAAGACTGCTAACGGCATACTGGTTATGCATGTACCATGGACGGCCCAGCCTGACAGGGAAGTGGCCGAGGCCTTGCGTGATTCGTTGAAGAGAGTCAGGCGTATGGTGCTGACGGCATGGCTTGGTTCGGGTGCGGCAGAAGAAGCCCGAGAGGTGTTTCGCAAAGCAGATATTCCCACGTATGAAACTCCGACTCAGGCGGTTCAGGCGTTTTTGTATATGGCTGAGTATCTGCGCAACCAGGAGATGCTCATTGAGACCCCGGATTCTTTGCCTACAGATTTTTTTCCGGATACCACAGGTGCGCGAGCCATTGTTCAGAAGGCGCTCGACGATGAGCGTGATTCCCTGACTGAACCCGAGGCCAAGGATCTTCTCGCGGCGTATGGTATTCCCGTGGTGGAAACCCGCATTGCGGTGTCGGCCAAGGAAGCGGTTATTGCAGCAGATGCCTTGGGATATCCCGTGGCGTTAAAACTCCGTAGCCCACAGATTCCACAGCCGTTTGATGTGGGTGGGGTCATGCTCGACCTGGAGACTCCGGAACGGGTTTGGGAAGGTGCGGCTTCCATTTTGGCCCGATGCACTCGCGAAAGGCCGGATGCCTATATTGAAGGTTTTACGGTGCAGAAGATGGGCCGTAGGCTCGGTGCTCACGAACTTTCCGTGTCTGCCACGGTTGATTCCGTGTTCGGGCCGGTTCTTCATTTCGGGCATGGCGGCATGGCTCGAGAGATGATTCAAGATCAGGCGCTTACCTTGCCTCCACTTTCCATGTCTCTGGCCAAGGAGTTGGTTTGTCGTACTCGGATAGCCACCCTGCTTCGGGGGACCCCCTCTCAGTTGCCGGTGGACATCGATGATATTTGCCTGACCCTGATTCAAATTTCACAGCTTATCGTGGATGTGCCGCAGATTATGTCCATCGACATCAATCCGCTGTACGCAGATTCCGAAGGGGTGCTTGCTTTGGGCGGCAAGGTTGAAATCGCGCCGTTCGAGGGCGAGGGCGAAGCTCGACTTGCCATTCGGCCTTATCCTCGTGAATTGGAAGAATGTGTTGTGCTCAAAGCCGGGCGTCATGTGACTTTGCGTCCTATCCGTCCCGAAGATGAGAAGACACACCGGACATTTTTGTCCAGCCTGACGGACGAGGATTTACGATTGCGGTTCTTTGGCGTGGTCCAACGCGATTTCGATCACAAGGATATAGCTCGGTTTACCCAGATTGATTATGATCGTGAAATGGCGTTCATTGCCACGGCACTGGATGAAAAGGGGGAACCGGAAACTTTGGGCGTCATGCGTACCAACACCAGACCGGATAATTCCGAAGCCGAGTTCGCCATTGTGGTTCGATCCGATCAGAAAGGAGAGGGCCTCGGGTCAATGCTGTTTTATAAGGGTATTCAATACACTAAGGAACGAGGAACCCTCGTACTGGAAGGTCAGACCATGCGCGAGAACAAAGCCATGCAGGGGTTGTCTAAAAAATTTGGTTTTGTGGTCACGCCCGATCAACACGACGAGGACTTGGTAAACATGACGCTGGATATGGAGACCGTGGAGATTTAA
- a CDS encoding substrate-binding periplasmic protein, whose product MSYGPIMKTVSTFYVMLFCLLFVPFARAEKLSIVTMLAPPLAYEQDGKVVGAMTDVVREGLRRMGLEADITITPWRRALHMTQEGEADAIFQAGKNADRQQWFHYPEEPLYAVKIIAVKRTNESILFLPDRYDYTQYTLGMVRSYYFGPHLESFLKKARFKKKELVSSPRFNFTKLAQGRIDMLITNIDTARQIISEPDFRHSLEIITGPKEVPIALDEPKAYLAFSKKNMTKKIADKFSNTLKAMKRDGTYDRILSTYYPSRK is encoded by the coding sequence ATGTCATATGGTCCTATTATGAAAACAGTCTCGACGTTTTATGTAATGCTCTTCTGCCTACTGTTTGTCCCCTTTGCCAGGGCTGAAAAATTGTCGATCGTCACCATGCTCGCACCTCCTCTGGCCTATGAACAAGACGGCAAAGTCGTTGGTGCAATGACAGATGTCGTTCGCGAAGGCCTCCGACGTATGGGACTCGAAGCAGACATCACCATCACTCCCTGGAGACGAGCCTTGCACATGACGCAGGAAGGCGAGGCCGATGCCATTTTTCAGGCAGGAAAAAACGCCGACCGACAACAATGGTTTCACTATCCCGAAGAACCGCTATACGCGGTAAAAATCATAGCAGTAAAACGAACCAATGAATCCATCCTTTTTTTACCTGACCGATATGACTACACACAATATACTCTCGGTATGGTCCGCAGTTATTATTTTGGCCCGCATCTCGAATCTTTTCTCAAAAAGGCTCGTTTCAAAAAAAAAGAACTGGTTTCCAGCCCTCGATTTAATTTCACCAAGCTTGCTCAAGGCCGCATAGATATGCTCATCACCAATATAGACACTGCCCGACAAATCATCAGCGAACCAGACTTTCGACATTCACTTGAAATAATTACCGGGCCAAAGGAAGTGCCCATAGCTCTGGACGAACCGAAGGCTTATCTTGCCTTTTCCAAAAAAAACATGACAAAAAAAATCGCCGATAAATTTTCCAACACACTCAAAGCAATGAAAAGAGACGGAACGTATGACCGCATTCTCAGCACATATTATCCGTCACGAAAATGA
- a CDS encoding terminase large subunit domain-containing protein produces MTQDMYTPREHQAKIEASLARFSVLVCHRRFGKTVLSVNQLIRAARKTDRTDWRGAYIAPLYRQAKTVVWDELKRYCGLGLDNCTVKFNETELRADFENGSRIRLFGANNPDSLRGMYLDGVVFDEVAQMPHRVWTEVIRPALSDRKGWALFIGTPRGKNALYEIWEKAKLDPDWFTAMYRASETGIIHPDELSASGREMSPEEYEQEFECSFTAAIRGAYFGQLMSDADRDGRVTSVLQDPSMPVHTAWDLGMSDSTSIWFIQAKPGGTYAVIDYYEANGEGLDHYAKVLDQKGYKYGMHIAPHDIRVRELGTGKSRLEVSRSLGIRFDIAPNIPVQDGINAVRTILPSCWFDEKKCALGIEALRHYRRSFNDRTANFSTRPVHDWTSHAVDGFRYFAVGFRQPESGHRASKTSNDYNPFGRSHGRS; encoded by the coding sequence ATGACACAAGATATGTATACACCACGAGAGCATCAGGCAAAGATCGAGGCCTCATTGGCCCGGTTTTCGGTTCTGGTCTGCCATCGTAGGTTCGGCAAGACCGTGTTGTCGGTCAATCAGCTTATTCGTGCTGCCAGAAAAACTGACCGGACCGATTGGCGCGGAGCTTATATCGCCCCACTTTATAGGCAGGCAAAAACCGTGGTTTGGGATGAACTCAAACGATATTGCGGGTTGGGGTTGGATAATTGCACCGTGAAGTTCAATGAAACCGAATTGCGTGCGGATTTTGAAAACGGCTCACGTATTCGGCTTTTTGGCGCTAATAATCCCGATAGTCTGCGCGGCATGTATCTGGACGGTGTGGTTTTTGACGAAGTGGCGCAGATGCCCCATCGGGTTTGGACCGAGGTTATCCGGCCTGCTTTGTCTGACCGCAAGGGCTGGGCCTTGTTCATAGGCACTCCGCGCGGCAAAAATGCTCTGTATGAGATATGGGAAAAAGCCAAGCTTGATCCGGATTGGTTTACGGCCATGTATCGTGCTTCCGAGACCGGGATTATTCACCCGGATGAATTGTCCGCCAGTGGGCGAGAAATGTCGCCCGAGGAATATGAGCAGGAATTTGAATGTTCGTTTACGGCAGCCATTCGTGGGGCGTACTTTGGTCAGCTTATGAGTGATGCGGACAGAGATGGCCGTGTGACCTCTGTGCTGCAAGATCCGTCCATGCCCGTGCATACGGCCTGGGACCTCGGCATGTCCGATTCAACATCCATCTGGTTTATTCAGGCCAAACCTGGCGGCACGTATGCTGTCATCGACTATTACGAGGCTAATGGCGAAGGGCTGGATCATTACGCCAAGGTGTTGGACCAGAAAGGGTACAAATACGGCATGCACATTGCGCCTCATGATATCCGGGTGCGTGAATTGGGGACAGGTAAGTCCCGGCTTGAAGTGTCTCGTTCTCTTGGAATCCGGTTTGATATCGCCCCGAATATCCCAGTGCAGGACGGGATCAATGCCGTACGCACCATCCTGCCGAGTTGTTGGTTCGATGAAAAAAAATGTGCGTTGGGCATCGAGGCTCTTCGACATTACCGTCGATCCTTCAACGACAGAACCGCGAACTTTTCCACCCGACCAGTGCATGATTGGACCAGCCACGCCGTGGATGGATTCCGTTATTTTGCCGTGGGATTTCGTCAACCCGAGTCGGGCCATAGAGCATCGAAAACATCCAACGACTATAATCCATTCGGGAGGTCCCATGGCCGTTCGTAA